The Bacillus sp. FJAT-27916 genomic interval TGTTTGAGAAGAGCTGGCAATACTTCCGTAGAAAATGGAATATGCAATCGCTCTGTCCGTTTATGAGCATCCTTGCCATATGGACCAATATTCACTGTCGGCACATCAAGACCGGCAATTAATTCAAGCGGTATATCATAACCCTCACCATATAAAGGCATCTCCTTCTCCAGCACCTTAGCAACCTTATCTCTGTCGCGGAGACGGAAATAACTTACATCCGATAGGCCAGGGAAATAAGATATGATTCCAATCTCTTCATTATAATCCTTCTTCGCCTTATCGATGCAGCCAGCAACTACTGCTCTAGCACGCTCATCCCTTTCTCCATCCTTTAAGTACACATGAGGATAATAAGGAGGTGAAAGCATAATTAAGTAGAAGGGTGCCAACGACTTAAAATAGGAAGAAATCACTCCTGCAATGGCCGCTGTCAATTTCCCCATATTGGCTCCTAAATCCTGTTCAAGCTTCTTCACATGCTCTTCAATGGCCTGACGGAATGCACTTCCATGCTCCTTTAGCCCCTTTTCATATAACTCCCAATACGTATACACCTGTGGCTTAACAATCTTGCGTGCACTGACTCCATCTTCATAGCCCAATGCTTGATACGTTTTCTCCAATCGTTCTCCAATGTACTCACTGCTGTCCTGACCGATTTTCTTCAGCTTGCCCATCACTTCCTCCGGGGTTTGAAGGAGTGTCAAGATATTTAGCAGGATATAGGCACTCGTCGGTGTTTGAACATCATAGGATTCCTTCAAGTCTGTCAGCTTTAGAGTCGTTGGCAGAGGATTCCGTTCCCCTTGTGCCTGTTCAAGAAAGACTGTCGCAAGCTCGGCTCTCTCAGCATACACACTCGCCATCCATGCAGCATTCAGTCCTTCTAACGGCTCCCCTACATGCGTTTCCGTCCCTATACAATAGATAAGCGGAAGCATTTTTCCAACCGATCCAGTATAGAAATACTTTGACCGATCACCAGGATACGCTCCAAAGCTCGGCTCTGAACAAATCGTCAGTTCATAATTCAATCCATATTGCGAGCGAATCTCATCCAATAATTCGACCCCGGCAAACATTCCTGCTGAATAACGTTCTTCATCCGGGGTTGCCAATAGCAAAAGATTGTATCCAAGATCCTCTTTCTGACAAACCTCTGATATCAAAGCCATCTGCGCAGCTAGTCCGGCTTTCATATCCATGATGCCCCTGCCGAAGATCCATTCACCTGACTGGAGATCCTCCTTGGCATCCTCTGGCAGCTCCTCCCGCTCCAATGCTCTTGTATAATCAATTGGTGAAAAGGCCAATGATGTAAGCCGCCCAAAGTCCTCTACCCCAACCACGTCATAATGGCTTAATAGAATGATCGTACGATTAGCTTCATTATTTCCTTTATACAAACAGGCAACAGCCTTCCGCTCAAGCACATCATGCTTAATTGCCTTTTTGAAAATATACTCGGGATGCTGCTGATAATATGGCAATTCCATTAGGATAGAGACAATCTCCTCCTCCATCCGAAGCTCTCCCCTTGTACCTGTCACACTTGGAACTCTCACCAATCGGAGCAATATGTCTAAAATACCTTCTTTTGTATTCCAATGCCCTATACTCATAGCGACCCCCACTTCAAAATCTCACTCATTTCTTTCCATTATACCAGTTAAAGTTAGAATATTCCGTTCATTCTATTTGTTGCGAAAGCAAAGGTGGATTTGGGATACTTGAAGGAGATTAAGGGGTGTTAGCAAATGCGAATAAAAGAAATAAATCTTCATCATATACAGATGAAGCTAAAGAACCCATTCACCAATAGCTTCAGTACTGTGAAAGATCGGCGCTTTATTATCATCGAAGCCGTTCTGGAGGATGGACTAACAGGATGGGGAGAATGTGTTGCCTTCGAACATCCTTGGTACACGGAAGAAACCATTTATACATGTGCGCACCTATTAAAGGATGTACTCATCCCCTCCGTAATGAATAAGCCAATCCGCCACCCGGATGATCTAACCGCCCTCTTCGCTCCTGTACGGCGAAACCCAATGGCGAAAAGCGCTTTGGAAGGAGCTGTCTGGGATCTTTATGCGAAGAAGAACGGTCTTTCACTGGCAAAGGCTTTAGGCGGAGAGAAGAAACGAATTGAAGCAGGTATTAGTATCGGCTTGAAGGAAACAGATGAGGAGCTTTTCAGTACTATTGACGAGGCTCTTAAACAGGGCTATAAGCGTATCAAATTAAAGATTAAGCCTGGCCAGGATCTATCGCTCATCAGCAAGGTCCGCACTCGCTATCCAAGCCTTCCAATCATGGCAGATGCCAACTCAGCCTATACATTGGCAGACTTAGAACGACTTCGCGGGCTTGACCAATATGATTTAATGATGATTGAACAGCCGCTTGCCTATAATGACTTATACGAGCATGCTCTGTTGCAAAAAGAATTACACACAAAAATCTGCCTTGATGAAAGCATCCAATCCGCTCATGACGCCCTGCAAGCAATCCAATTCGGCAGCTGCCAGGTCATCAATCTGAAAATCGGACGCGTCGGCGGACTATCTGAATCCTTGAAAATTCTCAAGCTATGTGAGGAAGCTGGCATTGACGTCTGGTGCGGAGGAATGCTCGAGACGGGAATCAGCCGGGCACATACGATTGCCCTTGCTTCCATGAATGCAGTCAATCTCCCTGGAGATATCTCCAGCACCCAAAATTACTGGCATCAGGATATCACCATTCCAGAGGTTGTTGTATCAAATGGCTATATTGAAGTACCAGAAAATCCTGGTACAGGCTTTGAGATTGACCGCAAAGCGCTTGAAGCCTTCACGATTCACAAAGAGTGCTTCCATGCATAATCTTCCATATTCAGGGTAAAGAAAAGAAAACCACAAATGGGAGATGATGTCGCTATGTCAAAAGACAAAAAGCAATTATCTAGGGGTAAAATGGATAATCCGGAACATACACTCACAGATAAAGAGCATATACTAGATAAATTTGAGGAAGAGCAAAACGTAGACCCGATTCCGATCGAGGACCTACGTCAGGAGAATAAGGAAGAACGGCACAAGCATGACACGAAGCAATCCTCCTCAAGCGAGAAGAAATTTAAGCCTGAAAAGCAGAAGACTGATTAACCAAACACCCCCGGATGAAACATCCGGGGGTGTTAAATTTATTTATTTTTCATCAAGAACTTCATAACCATCGGTCACAATAGACAGCTTCCCAGTCTCCGGATTAATCACCATCCCTGTCACAGGAATATGAGCCGGAATTAAGGGATGATTCTTAATCAAATTCACGCTCTCATTCACACTTTCCTGAACATTAGAGAATCCTTTCACCCAGCTGTTCACCTTAATGCCTACATTCTCTAATGTCTGGAATGTTTCCTCCGGCACCCCATTGTCTTTCATTTTATCAATGAACACATCAGGATCAATCGTGGACATCCCGCAATCCTCATGTCCAACGACAAACACTTCCTCCGCACCAAGTGCATGAATGGCCACAAGCACAGAACGCATCACACTCCCAAACGGATGATTCACAATAGCTCCTGCCGTCTTGATGATCTTCACATCTCCATTGGAAATATTCATCGCCTTCGGCAGCAGCTCCACCAACCTCGTATCCATACAGCTAATGACAACCATCTTCTTGTCAGGAAACTTATCGGTCTTATATGGCGTATATTCCTTCTTATCTACAAATTCACGATTGTAGGCCATAATTTCATCTAATGTATTCATTCTTCCGCCCCCTAAAAATGAGTGTCTATCTTTTTATTGTACATAAGTTGGCAAAATAGTTAAAATAATATACAAATTTTAGAAGACGGAAACTTCCTGCAGTAATTGCGTAAACTATCCTAATACCAAAATTCACAAGTGGAAAGGATACCCCAATCTTGAAGAAGAAATTGAAGCATCTCGAACCGCACGTACATTCAACATACTCCCATCTTCATTCCCACCCAGAGGTAAGCTGGAACGAGAAAGAAACTGCCGCATATATCCTTCAGCGACTAAGCGAAGATGGACTCAAATGCACCCCATTTCCCTCCTTCCCTGGCTTAATTGCTGAAATCGGCACCGGACGGCCCGTCATCGCCATCCGCGCGGATATGGACGCACTCTGGCAGGAGAAGGATGGCTCTTTCCAGGCTGTCCATTCCTGCGGGCATGATGCCCATATGTCCATCGTTCTTGGAACAGCAGCACTCTTAAAAGACAGCATCGGCGGCTTGAAAGGCACCATCCGTTTCATCTTTCAGCCTGCCGAGGAAACAGGCGAGGGAGCTATCGCTGTCACAAAGCTCGGCGTCGTAGATGATGTCGATTATTTATTCGGCCTCCACCTGCGCCCAATCGAGGAACTGCCGCTCGGAGCCGCCGCCCCTGCTATCAATCATGGGGCAAGCCATCACATCCTCGGCAAAATCATCGGTGAAGACGCCCATGGAGCCAGGCCCCACCTCGGCACAAGCGCCATCGAAACCGGCATGATGCTCAACCAATTGCTCAGCCAAATCAAACTATCACCCATGAACCCGCACTCCGTCAAACTGACCCGTTTTGAAGCAGGCGGGGAGAACTTAAACATCATCCCCGGCAACGCCATTTTCGGCATTGACGCCAGGGCTCAATCAAACGAAGACCTTAACCACCTCAAAGTTGAAATCCAGCGCTCCATCCAAGCACTTGAGGAATGGTACGGAATCACCATTGAACAAGAACACCAGCCAGACACAACGGCTTCCATCATCTCAAAAGAAGCTGCCAACCATATGGAAACCGCCATCATCGACACTCTCGGCAGAAAAGGATTACACAAAACCGTTGTCACCCCAGGCAGCGACGATTTTCACTTCTACACAAAATTACGTCCAAACATCAAAGCAACCATGCTCGCACTCGGCGCCGATCTCACCCCCGGCCTGCACCATCCGCATATGACCTTTGACCATTCCTGTTTGATGATTGGCGTAGAAATCATGTCGCGGGCTGTTATGGAAACAATGAAGGCTGAATCATAATGGGTGATTCGGCTTTTTTGTTTGGGAATGAGGATGCCTGAGGCACCTTTGGCCCATTTGTATAGGGGTTGGGTGGGCTTTCTCTGACGATGTCCACCCTTTGACCATCCTTTCCCCCCTTTGCATGGGGGTTGGGTGGGCTTTCTCTGACGATGCCCACCCTTTGTCCACCCTTCATCCCCCTTGCCTGGGCATTGGATGGGCTTTCTCTGACGATGTCCACCCTTTCCCCCCTTTCCGTGGGAGTTGGGTGGGCTTTCTCTGACGATGTCCACCCTTTGTCCATCCTTTCCCCCCTTTGCCTGGGCATTGGGTGGGCTTTCTCTGACGATTCCCACCCTTTGTCCACCCTTCATCCCCCTTGCCTGGGGGTTGGGTGGACTTTCTCTGACGATTCCCACCCTTTGTCCACCCTTTCCCCCCTTTGCGTGGGAGTTGGATGGGCTTTCTCTGACGATTCCCACCCTTTGTCCACCCTTTCCCCCCTTTGCGTGGGAGTTGGGTGGGCTTTCTCTGACAATGTCCACCCTTCATCCCCCTTGCCCGGGCATTGGGTGGGCTTTCTCTGACGATTCCCCCCCTTTGTCCACCCTCTCCCCCACTCTTCAACCCCTTACAAACAAGAAAGCCGAGCCATTTTGACTCGGACATGATCATTTTGTCTATTTGGTTTTTATAGCATAGCGAGAATTTCTTCTAGCGTTGGTAGTGCGCTAATTCCGCCTTTTTTAGTAGTCGTAAGTGCTCCGCTTGCATTTGAAAAGGTTAGAAGATGATTACTATGTTCTTCAGCATATTTCTCTAGATTGTTAATTGTCACGCCATCACGTAGTAAACAAGATAAAAATCCTCCAATGAACGCATCTCCTGCACCTGTTGTATCCACAGCGGTAACTTTATATGCTTCTTTAAAGGTTGAATGGTTTCTAGTGATGATGTAGGCGCCTTTGCTCCCTTTTGTATATACCACGACCTTAACATGCCCAGTAAATAGTGATTGTAAGCCCGCAGATTCATCCTTTATTCCTGTTATGAATTCCAATTCTTCATCTGAAACCTTCACAATATGAGATTGAGGGAGAAAGGCTAATATCGTCTTTCTGCAGCTTTCGTGGTCATTCCAGAGCGGTAAACGGACATTAGGGTCAAAACTAATAATCCCTTTATTCCTATGAGTCTGTTTAATTAACTTTTCATGAGCATATTTCATGGGTGATTCTACTAAATCGACTGAACAGAAGTGAAGAATATCGCCTTGTTCCATTAAATTGTCTTCTATTTCTTCTGCTTGTAATAATAAATCGGCAGAAGGATTACGATAGAAGCTAAAATCTCGTTCTCCGTCACTGTTCAATGAAACAAAGGCCAACCCTGTATTAGCTTCGCTTGTTCTTAATACCGATTTAGTGTCGACCCCAGCATTCTCTAAAGTATCTATTAGAAAGTCACCAAATGCATCTTCACCTAATTTCGTAACCATCTTAGCCGATTGCCCATATCGGGATACCGCAGCAGCTACATTTGCTGGTGCACCACCAGGTGCTTTTTCAAAACGATTGACGTCCTTTAATCCTACCCCGTTTTCTTGAGGGATAAAGTCAATTAACACTTCACCGATACTCACTAATTTGGACATGTTATCACCTGACATTCTGTATTTTAGTTCTTTCTATATAAATGACAGCCACATCCATA includes:
- a CDS encoding M20/M25/M40 family metallo-hydrolase; protein product: MSIGHWNTKEGILDILLRLVRVPSVTGTRGELRMEEEIVSILMELPYYQQHPEYIFKKAIKHDVLERKAVACLYKGNNEANRTIILLSHYDVVGVEDFGRLTSLAFSPIDYTRALEREELPEDAKEDLQSGEWIFGRGIMDMKAGLAAQMALISEVCQKEDLGYNLLLLATPDEERYSAGMFAGVELLDEIRSQYGLNYELTICSEPSFGAYPGDRSKYFYTGSVGKMLPLIYCIGTETHVGEPLEGLNAAWMASVYAERAELATVFLEQAQGERNPLPTTLKLTDLKESYDVQTPTSAYILLNILTLLQTPEEVMGKLKKIGQDSSEYIGERLEKTYQALGYEDGVSARKIVKPQVYTYWELYEKGLKEHGSAFRQAIEEHVKKLEQDLGANMGKLTAAIAGVISSYFKSLAPFYLIMLSPPYYPHVYLKDGERDERARAVVAGCIDKAKKDYNEEIGIISYFPGLSDVSYFRLRDRDKVAKVLEKEMPLYGEGYDIPLELIAGLDVPTVNIGPYGKDAHKRTERLHIPFSTEVLPALLKHAVYMY
- the menC gene encoding o-succinylbenzoate synthase encodes the protein MRIKEINLHHIQMKLKNPFTNSFSTVKDRRFIIIEAVLEDGLTGWGECVAFEHPWYTEETIYTCAHLLKDVLIPSVMNKPIRHPDDLTALFAPVRRNPMAKSALEGAVWDLYAKKNGLSLAKALGGEKKRIEAGISIGLKETDEELFSTIDEALKQGYKRIKLKIKPGQDLSLISKVRTRYPSLPIMADANSAYTLADLERLRGLDQYDLMMIEQPLAYNDLYEHALLQKELHTKICLDESIQSAHDALQAIQFGSCQVINLKIGRVGGLSESLKILKLCEEAGIDVWCGGMLETGISRAHTIALASMNAVNLPGDISSTQNYWHQDITIPEVVVSNGYIEVPENPGTGFEIDRKALEAFTIHKECFHA
- a CDS encoding beta-class carbonic anhydrase, translated to MNTLDEIMAYNREFVDKKEYTPYKTDKFPDKKMVVISCMDTRLVELLPKAMNISNGDVKIIKTAGAIVNHPFGSVMRSVLVAIHALGAEEVFVVGHEDCGMSTIDPDVFIDKMKDNGVPEETFQTLENVGIKVNSWVKGFSNVQESVNESVNLIKNHPLIPAHIPVTGMVINPETGKLSIVTDGYEVLDEK
- a CDS encoding amidohydrolase, which gives rise to MLKKKLKHLEPHVHSTYSHLHSHPEVSWNEKETAAYILQRLSEDGLKCTPFPSFPGLIAEIGTGRPVIAIRADMDALWQEKDGSFQAVHSCGHDAHMSIVLGTAALLKDSIGGLKGTIRFIFQPAEETGEGAIAVTKLGVVDDVDYLFGLHLRPIEELPLGAAAPAINHGASHHILGKIIGEDAHGARPHLGTSAIETGMMLNQLLSQIKLSPMNPHSVKLTRFEAGGENLNIIPGNAIFGIDARAQSNEDLNHLKVEIQRSIQALEEWYGITIEQEHQPDTTASIISKEAANHMETAIIDTLGRKGLHKTVVTPGSDDFHFYTKLRPNIKATMLALGADLTPGLHHPHMTFDHSCLMIGVEIMSRAVMETMKAES
- a CDS encoding carbohydrate kinase family protein; amino-acid sequence: MSKLVSIGEVLIDFIPQENGVGLKDVNRFEKAPGGAPANVAAAVSRYGQSAKMVTKLGEDAFGDFLIDTLENAGVDTKSVLRTSEANTGLAFVSLNSDGERDFSFYRNPSADLLLQAEEIEDNLMEQGDILHFCSVDLVESPMKYAHEKLIKQTHRNKGIISFDPNVRLPLWNDHESCRKTILAFLPQSHIVKVSDEELEFITGIKDESAGLQSLFTGHVKVVVYTKGSKGAYIITRNHSTFKEAYKVTAVDTTGAGDAFIGGFLSCLLRDGVTINNLEKYAEEHSNHLLTFSNASGALTTTKKGGISALPTLEEILAML